Proteins co-encoded in one Sulfuricurvum sp. IAE1 genomic window:
- a CDS encoding COG3014 family protein gives MPRFFLFLFLSVSAVLYGASLTSEQLRGGLDAHSFDQTLSALAGDDSDDDEYWYWLDLARLQQSGGDYNASVRSFEKAYAILDEYENRATYSVRNISSFVGSSLLSKGSESYYGKGYERTLMHTLNAINYIMLGDFQGAAVEIRRMEKRQEFWLLESDEKIKQAAKDKATAEARNTSTDTIPQNYSMASLLNNPDVRALLNNYQDPFSYTLGYVIAEMSGLSYATGDEGGLYLKRAIALNTEAKNALVPSKNPKKGDTMSVTVVVLSGVAPSMKIEKIRFPIFHAAEYTSIDLPSYAPPRNDLARLSISTAGGRTFTPPRLLKSDMMAYKTLSDEFPGELAKAAVRATTRGIAAKQANDHFGDLGGLLASLLFDVGSSIADSGFRNWETLPNSGYLLSFEAKKGETLSIMLNDRQESIALPKNGKGVFVLVSYLTPDNVRIDYADY, from the coding sequence GTGCCACGATTTTTCCTTTTTCTTTTTCTGTCCGTTTCCGCCGTTCTCTACGGCGCTTCGCTCACCTCCGAACAGCTGCGGGGCGGTTTGGACGCGCATTCTTTCGATCAGACCCTCTCCGCGCTTGCAGGCGACGATTCGGACGACGACGAATACTGGTACTGGCTCGATCTCGCGCGGCTCCAGCAATCGGGAGGCGATTACAACGCTTCCGTCCGTTCGTTCGAAAAAGCGTACGCCATTCTCGACGAGTACGAAAACCGCGCAACCTACAGCGTCCGCAACATCAGTTCGTTCGTAGGTTCCTCGCTCCTCTCCAAGGGATCGGAAAGCTATTACGGCAAAGGGTACGAACGGACCCTCATGCATACCCTCAACGCGATCAATTACATCATGCTCGGCGATTTCCAGGGGGCGGCGGTCGAGATACGCCGGATGGAGAAGCGCCAGGAGTTCTGGCTCCTCGAATCGGATGAAAAAATCAAACAGGCGGCCAAGGACAAAGCAACCGCCGAAGCACGCAATACCAGCACCGATACAATCCCGCAGAATTATTCGATGGCATCACTCCTCAACAACCCTGACGTCCGCGCGCTGCTCAACAATTACCAGGACCCTTTTTCCTATACGCTCGGTTATGTGATCGCCGAGATGTCGGGGCTCTCTTACGCAACAGGCGATGAAGGAGGACTCTACCTCAAACGGGCCATCGCCCTCAATACTGAAGCCAAAAATGCCCTCGTCCCCTCCAAAAATCCTAAAAAAGGGGATACGATGAGCGTCACGGTGGTCGTCCTCTCAGGAGTGGCCCCGTCAATGAAAATCGAAAAAATCCGTTTTCCGATCTTTCACGCGGCCGAATACACCAGTATCGACCTCCCCTCTTACGCCCCGCCCCGAAACGATCTCGCCCGCCTCTCCATCAGCACCGCCGGTGGACGGACGTTCACCCCGCCCCGTCTCCTCAAAAGCGACATGATGGCCTATAAAACCCTCAGCGACGAGTTCCCCGGCGAACTGGCCAAAGCCGCCGTCCGCGCGACGACCCGCGGAATCGCGGCAAAACAGGCGAACGACCATTTCGGGGACCTGGGAGGATTACTCGCGTCGCTGCTTTTCGACGTCGGAAGTTCCATCGCCGATTCGGGGTTCCGGAACTGGGAAACCCTCCCCAATTCGGGTTACCTGCTCTCTTTTGAAGCGAAAAAAGGGGAAACACTCAGTATCATGTTAAATGACCGTCAGGAATCGATTGCCCTTCCCAAAAACGGGAAAGGGGTTTTCGTTCTTGTCTCCTATCTCACACCAGACAATGTAAGGATCGATTATGCCGATTACTAA
- a CDS encoding DUF1425 domain-containing protein — translation MPITKTVLRLCAAAAALALIAGCASKVDIIGEERVEINKHKSFQEGAFLKVMAELENDDNDETEGFVYQIEWYDKNGILKDSTPWKPITIHKNQKVQIVEMTNVPDVVDYKIIVSVPEK, via the coding sequence ATGCCGATTACTAAAACCGTTTTACGCCTCTGTGCGGCGGCCGCCGCGCTGGCTCTGATCGCCGGATGCGCTTCCAAAGTCGATATTATCGGGGAAGAGCGTGTCGAGATCAACAAACACAAAAGTTTTCAGGAAGGTGCCTTCCTCAAAGTGATGGCCGAACTCGAAAACGACGACAACGACGAAACCGAGGGATTCGTCTACCAGATCGAATGGTACGACAAAAACGGGATACTCAAAGACTCAACCCCCTGGAAACCGATCACGATTCACAAAAACCAGAAAGTCCAGATCGTCGAAATGACGAACGTACCGGATGTGGTCGACTATAAAATCATCGTTTCCGTACCGGAAAAATAA
- a CDS encoding bifunctional 3,4-dihydroxy-2-butanone 4-phosphate synthase/GTP cyclohydrolase II — protein MSAVQRVLDAIEEFKKGKMVIMVDDEDRENEGDLVYASVFSTPDHVNFMATHAKGLICVAVNPSIAKRLNLEPMVKSNTSMHETAFTISVDAAAATTGISTAERDMTIKILANPLSHPSELVMPGHIFPLVAKEGGTLVRIGHTEGSVDLCRLAGLAESAVICEIMKEDGTMARRDDLDVFAAKHDLKIVYISDIVEYRLANEMLVKAVSEEEIEFFGVQVKKYEFADHEDNRHTAIVFYRAGETANVKVHNVVPDIDLLLNQGKYTQLIDAINYLKHNSGVLLFINKPPHQQVNMKEYGIGAQILKSLGVKHMRLIAESKISDFSGLSGFGLDVTEIISAHEGH, from the coding sequence TCGACGACGAAGACCGCGAAAACGAGGGAGATCTCGTTTACGCTTCCGTTTTTTCAACGCCCGACCACGTCAATTTTATGGCGACGCACGCCAAAGGGCTCATCTGCGTCGCGGTCAATCCCTCGATCGCCAAACGGCTCAATCTCGAACCGATGGTCAAATCGAATACCTCGATGCACGAGACCGCGTTTACGATTTCCGTCGACGCGGCCGCGGCAACGACGGGGATTTCGACGGCTGAGCGGGATATGACGATCAAAATCCTTGCCAACCCCCTCTCGCATCCTTCGGAACTGGTAATGCCGGGACACATTTTCCCTCTGGTGGCCAAAGAAGGGGGGACGCTGGTGCGGATCGGCCATACCGAAGGTTCCGTCGACCTGTGCCGTCTGGCGGGATTGGCCGAATCGGCGGTTATCTGCGAGATCATGAAAGAGGACGGGACGATGGCGCGCCGCGACGACCTGGACGTTTTCGCCGCCAAACACGATCTGAAAATCGTCTACATTTCCGACATCGTCGAATACCGTCTCGCGAACGAAATGCTGGTCAAGGCGGTGAGTGAGGAGGAGATCGAATTTTTCGGCGTCCAGGTCAAAAAATACGAATTCGCCGACCACGAAGATAACCGTCACACCGCAATCGTCTTTTATCGCGCGGGAGAGACGGCCAACGTCAAAGTCCATAATGTCGTTCCCGACATCGATCTGCTGCTCAACCAGGGGAAATACACGCAGCTTATCGACGCGATCAACTACCTCAAACACAACAGCGGGGTGTTGCTTTTCATCAACAAACCGCCGCATCAGCAGGTAAACATGAAAGAATACGGGATCGGAGCACAGATTCTAAAATCGCTGGGGGTCAAGCACATGCGGCTGATTGCGGAGTCGAAGATTTCGGATTTTTCAGGCCTGAGCGGCTTCGGTCTGGATGTGACCGAAATCATCAGCGCCCACGAAGGACACTGA
- a CDS encoding penicillin-binding protein activator LpoB, with translation MNKLSLFAILAAATILGTGCSSTKGGAGMVGYDSNVKYGDAKAVETLTDAFGSTDLQSSAETLTQSLLQSRYIAGAAQPPKVRLRTVNNLTYEHIDTKAITDKIRIKLLKSGQVRFLADKANLGEVYDERNLTTTITDNKAIKLMTDADYIITGNVRAIKKASDDVKDVYYNISLELVNPQTGEIVWADEKEIRKVTSKSTVGW, from the coding sequence ATGAACAAACTGTCGCTTTTTGCAATACTCGCCGCCGCAACAATCCTCGGAACCGGGTGCAGCAGTACCAAAGGGGGAGCGGGAATGGTCGGTTACGACTCGAACGTCAAATACGGTGACGCCAAAGCGGTTGAAACGCTGACCGACGCCTTCGGATCGACCGACCTGCAAAGCAGTGCAGAGACCCTTACCCAGTCGCTGCTGCAGTCGCGTTACATCGCCGGAGCCGCACAACCGCCGAAAGTGCGTCTGCGTACCGTCAACAACCTCACCTACGAGCACATCGACACCAAAGCGATCACCGACAAGATCCGGATCAAACTGCTCAAATCAGGCCAGGTCCGTTTCCTTGCCGACAAAGCCAACCTTGGCGAAGTGTACGACGAACGTAATCTCACCACCACGATCACCGACAACAAGGCGATCAAACTCATGACCGATGCCGACTACATCATCACCGGTAACGTCAGGGCGATCAAAAAAGCCAGTGACGACGTCAAAGACGTTTACTACAATATTTCTCTGGAGTTGGTCAATCCGCAGACGGGAGAGATCGTCTGGGCCGATGAAAAAGAGATCCGCAAAGTGACCTCCAAATCCACCGTCGGGTGGTAA